The following nucleotide sequence is from Corylus avellana chromosome ca7, CavTom2PMs-1.0.
tatatatcatgttacAAACAATCATTGGAATAATTCTGTCCTAAAAGGACAAATGGGATGATAGCTAAATCAAATAAGTAGTGAAAAGTGCAAGTTATTGTCACTGAAAAGATCACTGCCCTACTGTTTACCCCATGCAAAcctaaagaaaatttttagtaGCCCACCGACCAAACCTTAATCACTAGGGTAGTAAGTATAAGGCAACTCAAGAAATGAAGTTGTACTATTTCACTGTGGCTTTAAATGTAATCTGGCCCTTTACCTAGtttcaaactaaaataaaattcatcaaattcTACTCAAAATCAATTGGGGGTTGGAAGAAAATGGGGAGGGGGGGCTACCTGCTCAAGGATGCAACCCTTGCGAAGGGCAACTAGACATTCCAGTGCTTTAGAATAATTGTCCCCTTCATGGGAGTCCTCCACCatatcaaatattttgtttttcaagtcCTTGATTGCTTTACCAACCCATTCTGGACCATCTCTACGTGACATCATGGTTTCAAAATCTTGGACAGGGGTCAAATCCCCAATTTTCTCAACCTTAACAGCAGATGTGTTTTCACTGGAATTGAGCAATTGAGCAGAAATGTCACTGTAACCCTCTTCCTTGTTCGATCCAGATGGGTTTTCTCGCAAAAATCGTCGATTTGATTTCTTCAGCTGCAATCCAAATAAAATTCAGAACATCAATGACCATGTTAAATTTCACAgcataccatttttttttaaaaaaaaaaaataaagtgcaaCAGCAAAAGTGACCTTTGGTTTCTCTTTGAGTTCAAAAATCCGGCGGAATGCATCAATAACAGACTTGTTTTGAGAAAGTAGTTCTGGATCAGGTTCAGTTATCTTCTTGAGGGTTTCATCAAGAGGAGGTACAGCTGCATCTGGGTGCTTTGATTTCAACTCAAGATGACGATAGAAACGCTGACAATTAACTTCAGTATTAGTTACAAGCAGAATACCTGCATACCATATTGAAGGGGCAAGAAAGCCGCAGAAACACACTCCTTGTTCATCTCTCACATAGCTTTTGAAATGTTGTCCTTTTAGAACTGCTCAAGACATTATTCTTGTATGACATCCTtttacaaaaatcaaaattttctccCTGTTTGAGCCTGCAGTAATTTTATGTAATCCACGGGGGCACCAAGGGACCTGCATAATCGTCCTTCTAGGTCTTGTGGTGCTAATTATCTTCTCTAGAACAAACAAAACATGCTCTGTGCGTGTATACACAGCTGAAGCAACAAGCTGACAAGCataaataacttttatttttttatttttttttaaatctttctATAAGTTATATTACCATAATTACTTAATGGCCATAGACCCTGCACTCATTTGCACTCTATGTCAAACTACTATAATACAGATAGAGGAATTGCATGAATGAGTACCTCCAAAAGAGGATTTGGTGTAAAGTCAGGCTGCAGAGCTTCCTCTTTTCCAGGTAGTGCCAGGTCAAGCATCTTTACCAAGTTATCTGCAGCCTCTTGCTGCTGTTCATTAGGCTGCCATGATGCTGGTAAATTGTTGAAAGAGGGGAACTGAAATTCTCGAACGTCCTCAGCAAAGGGAAGCACATTAAAGTACAACGAATCAGGCTGCCCAGCAATTACACAAAAGCATGCAAAATTAGTAAGATCATCAAAAGAATGATAAGCTAAGATATACAAAGTACCAAGTTTAATAGGACTTAGTAAGCATGCGTATGAAGACTTACAATATTCTCCTTCTCAGATACGTTGGGTGTCAGAACCCCCACAACAACATTCCCTTGGCCATTTCTCCAAACACAACGCACAATAGCCACCTTATTTTTCTCCTTCATTGCTCTTGCTAAGGCAGAAACTGCAAGAACTGCCCTTGTATTGCCCGGGTCAGCAATGAAAACATTGGCATCTTTCATGTAATAGTGCCTTGATACATATATGTTGGtcaagacaaaagaaaagggaaatcaAATGATTATTATTGCAATTGAAATTAACCAAAAGGAAAGCTTAAGTATGCAAGTCAAAGCAGTGAAAACGTACCGCATTATGTTGGAAGCATCAGTAAATCCTAGAAGTTTTACACTCTTCTCTGGTTTGAACTTGACAGCATCCCATTCAGAAGGTGCTATAGGAACTACTTGAGGTCCATAACGATATCCTTTAATCCTTTCTTCTGGAGGTACAACTCTACTAGGACCTTCAACATTTTTGTACTCATAATCTACCTTGACCTCATGGGTGGCAAATTTATCAGTTGCAGGTGCTTTGTCAGAATATTTCTTCAGAGTGGGAAACTTCTCTTCTGATGTTTTCTTGTAAACCCATACCTAAAATCAATTAAGAAATGAATGAGATAAATTTGGTATGTTTCTATAAGCACTTGCAAAGAACAGGGAATAATTGAAGAAGCCCATGCATTAAGAACATTACACGGAGAAACTTAGGCAAGATACTATCATCACAAGACAACAAGAATCACAATTATTATCATAATGCAAGATACGACATTACTCAGTACAGTGAAATCCTATGCTACCAATTTGTTTTGATCAAGGGCAGCTTATGACCAATCAGTGGACTGGCATCAAAAGCATCAAGACTGTGATTACAGCCAATGGCATTGGCAACTTATACCTTATTGCACCAGATGCTAGGTGCTTGGTAGAAAATCAAGGTCCATAGAACTTTGGACAGATTTGACACTTGTAGATCATGGGGGAACACCCTGCCACCAATCCAAGGTATGACTTAAGATACTTGATTGCTAAAGCAGTCGGAAACTTCCACTGAACCTACCTGAGAATACTACTCTACTTTGGATTCCTTTCTAATTTACACCATAACCACAGCTCGATGCTACCCTGCCGCTCTTGCTCACTTGGTTCACACAGCACCTGGTATTGAGATGAAAAATAGGACCTAAATCTAGCTTATATACTATAGCACATGCTAAATGACCAATAAAATATCACCATGAGAGCTCCAACGTCTAAAGTCTCAGATCTCCCAGAGATCTCCTCTTTCAGACGCAATCTCTAGTTGCTCTCTCATCACCTCATTCTCATTGAAAATATGCTCTAATATATCCTTCTCCTGGTGTGCATTCTTGTATCACTTCTCAGTTCTGTCCAGCACACCTCCATTACCAAAAAGAAACTTGAAACACTGTGCTGATGCTTACAATTAACTGACATATAACATGTATCAGACAAAAGATGACTCAATGATGGCCCCAAACAGTGGTCTCCACATTTATCCTCTATCAGTTGGAAGAGTAATATGATACATTCCCAAATTCTCTTTGTAACAAAATTACTGGCCCCAAACCAAATTAACACACTTCAGTGACAATGGGGCTTAATACTCTCAAAATGCATGCACTGTTGAAGCAAAGGTAAGCTACTTGTGAAAGAGGTTGGCACCATTGGGCCGGCTTAGTAATTAGCAACCCAATTTGCACAACATAATTTAATTGCAATGccccaaattgaaaaaaattaagtccAATATTGAGTGAGTGGGTTATGAAGACGTGTGTGTCAAGTCCCATATTGATCGTGCACTAGGTGAAACTAGACTACATAAGTGACTCTATAAAGCTTCAATTATAACTTTGGCAAGTCCTCTTGAGGTATAACATCATGACAAATGGTATCATAATTAACTTAGTATTACCACGTGGCACTGAGACACTACGTTCCAATGTGTACCTTAACAAGGACGTCAAATTTTTGAGTAGGGGAGATTATGATATCTCAGATTGTGAAATTAAGTCCTATATTGAGTGGGTGGGTTATGAAGGTGTGTATGTGCCAAATCATGTATAGGCTGTCCATATCAGGAACAAAGCATACAGCTGCAAGATTCTAAAGATGGGGAAAATGTGTATTTTGTGAGAGAATATCTAAAAAGATAGGTTTTTTGTGACAGTTTTTTATAATGCAATTAGAATATACAGGAGAATAAATttagagcgagagagagagaaataacaaaaaaaatccagtaTTGTAGAACAAGTCATGAAAAGCAAATAATACCCAATTTTGTCTGTTTGTGGACCAAACTACCATTGTTGAAATCTAGATTATGGAACTTTAATACCCCTCAATAACATTTTGCCGAATTAATTTTCCGCAAGTCCAATGTTGAATTGTGAATGCTTCACATGTGATTGGGGACCAACAGCTGTCCCATTCATGTATGACTCGAAATTTGGGTTCTTTTGCTAATgttttatagaaaaataaagtaTGAGGcatgggttggagaaatttaaTATCTAATTAGTGTGATATTTGATAAGCATGACAGCTTGGGAGGATAGATAATCCACTGGCACATGTGATGACAAGTGGATCCCACAGAAAATCATTGACAGGTGTGAAATAGCTACTTCAAGATCAGGTTCAATTTGATGTGCCCAAGTAATTAATTTTGTCCCTtgttatgaaagaaaaaaatttttagaTAGGAAACAATATCATGGAACAATCATAAtctataaaaatatgaataccATATGCTTGACAATTACTTCTATACTGCACCAAATAGCTTACCTTAATCTTCATTTTGGAGCTGATTTCAAGATCACCCCTGAATATTGTAACTGGAGAAATATTTCGAGTTCTTAGAGCACCAAACAATGATATTGGACTCTCAACATGCACCAACTTTGCACATGTTGTTTTCGAAAATATATTCAATAGAAGATCATTTTCATCCATTACTCTCTTATTTGCATTCTCGCTAAGCCTTCCCCTCACAACTATACTTTCCATTCCCATGCCATGTTGAACCATTTGCTCACCGATGGTGATGATTTGGTCTTCTTTGCTTCCTTGAAATGGGTCTTTAATAGGACATAGTGCATTTGTTATAAGGCAAATGCGTTTCctttttttgtctgtttttcCAAACCTTTTTATCAATATATCCATCCCAACAATTATAGCATCAAGAACTACAAATGAAGTCAAGGTGCCAAGAAAATATTAATGAGCACATAGTCAAATAGATATGAATTGCATTTTTGCTTAACAATTAACCCATTTATCTGGCAGTATTTGAACATATGACCTCACCCACCACCCAGTACTTATTGGGGTGGTGATGCCTTTGGTCTAAAGGTAAATGGCATGATTAACCATGATTAACTTCCAAAAATAATTATGTAATACATGTATAATAAGAGTATCTCCAAGCTTCAGATGAAGTTCATCATACATCCATCAAAACAATAACAGATATGaaataaatactaaataaataatagatgCGATTATAAtctagtataataataatacaacatTGATCTTCACTAATGTTCAAATTAAAATgcaattattctttatttttcttttctttttctttttttttttttttaaaaaaaggcagGCAGGCACAAGATTTTACAGAGTTAATGAGCTTTGTCTGCATAGAAAAATGTGCATAAGTCAGTCAGATTTTCTACAAAAATTTATGATTAGAGCTCACTCTCCTTGAAGCAAAGAAATTGCAATggatagatttttatttttattttttaaagtccataacaaaattttcataagaagaaaaagaaactcagcatttttgttttaagtcCAATGAGCCAGGGGATGAAAATATTTAAAGCAGACAATACATGCCAAAGAGAAAACATTGACGATTGACACCAGAAAAGGATAATCTTCCAAAAACAAGTACAACAATTAAAGGATACAATCACCATTAAAAGTTCCTCGAGGAAGGTGTTGTAAAGTTTCAacaagatctccatcaacaaCTTTGGTATCTCGTAAAACCACCACATGTTCATACCCACCCACTTCCCTTGTCAGCTCATTTTTTGTGTCTGAAAATTCCAATGGTACCATCATTAAGTAACTTTTCCTTACTAGAGTAACTAATAAAGATCCTCCGCGTTCCAAAGCAATGAAATCATGAacatgaattaattaaattgacatcAAGTGCCCAAAATCATCAATTAGAAAGCTAAGGCATACCTTCAGTTCCAAATAAAATAAGACCCACTTCATCAGATTTATTGTATATGAGCTGCACGAACAAAAGGAAGAATATTAGACAAAAGAAATTACAGAGAgataataac
It contains:
- the LOC132188556 gene encoding ATP-dependent DNA helicase 2 subunit KU80, with translation MARNKETLLLLLDVGPSMHDVLPEVEKVCSLLVEKKLIYNKSDEVGLILFGTEDTKNELTREVGGYEHVVVLRDTKVVDGDLVETLQHLPRGTFNGDFLDAIIVGMDILIKRFGKTDKKRKRICLITNALCPIKDPFQGSKEDQIITIGEQMVQHGMGMESIVVRGRLSENANKRVMDENDLLLNIFSKTTCAKLVHVESPISLFGALRTRNISPVTIFRGDLEISSKMKIKVWVYKKTSEEKFPTLKKYSDKAPATDKFATHEVKVDYEYKNVEGPSRVVPPEERIKGYRYGPQVVPIAPSEWDAVKFKPEKSVKLLGFTDASNIMRHYYMKDANVFIADPGNTRAVLAVSALARAMKEKNKVAIVRCVWRNGQGNVVVGVLTPNVSEKENIPDSLYFNVLPFAEDVREFQFPSFNNLPASWQPNEQQQEAADNLVKMLDLALPGKEEALQPDFTPNPLLERFYRHLELKSKHPDAAVPPLDETLKKITEPDPELLSQNKSVIDAFRRIFELKEKPKLKKSNRRFLRENPSGSNKEEGYSDISAQLLNSSENTSAVKVEKIGDLTPVQDFETMMSRRDGPEWVGKAIKDLKNKIFDMVEDSHEGDNYSKALECLVALRKGCILEQEPKHFNDFLHHLSNFCREKDLDSFCEFLASKELTLISKTEAIDSEVSDAEARSFLVKLKPKTEDLSG